In a single window of the Cuculus canorus isolate bCucCan1 chromosome 25, bCucCan1.pri, whole genome shotgun sequence genome:
- the LOC104064918 gene encoding olfactory receptor 10AG1-like — protein sequence MPQRKGLENHTVGSGFVLLGFSDHSSLQGMCFTVFLVIYLAVLTGNSLIALITVVDSNLHSPMYFFLRNLSFLEICYTSVTLPKMLVGFLMKDGRISFLGCAAQLYFLVLFGSIECLLLAAMAYDRYTAICAPLHYSLLMSRGLCTRLMVGSWMVVVPVQVGQTYQVFTLPFCASHDIHHFFCDVPPLLELSCADTFWNHVMLYTIILAFVILPFSFIVISYIKIIRAILKIPSVLGRHKAFSTCSSHIVVVTLFYGSAIVAYLKQRSRDSVDTDKYLALFYTVVTPVFNPVIYSLRNTEVRIALKRLLWTK from the coding sequence ATGCCACAAAGAAAAGGCTTAGAAAATCACACCGTTGGATCTGGATTCGTTCTTCTGGGATTCTCTGACCATTCCAGCTTGCAGGGCATGTGCTTCACAGTGTTCCTGGTCATTTATCTTGCAGTCCTCACAGGGAACAGCCTGATTGCACTCATCACAGTGGTGGATTCAAACCTCCACAGCCCCATGTATTTCTTCCTGCGGAACTTGTCCTTCCTGGAGATCTGCTACACATCAGTCACTCTGCCAAAAATGTTGGTGGGTTTCCTGATGAAAGATGGTAGGATCTCCTTCCTCGGCTGTGCAGCCCAGCTCTATTTCCTGGTTCTGTTCGGCAGCATCGAATGCCTTCTCCTGGCTGCCATGGCCTATGACCGCTACACAGCAATCTGTGCCCCTCTGCACTACAGCCTTCTCATGAGCAGGGGACTCTGCACCAGACTGATGGTGGGCTCGTGGATGGTGGTGGTGCCAGTGCAAGTAGGACAGACCTACCAGGTGTTCACTTTGCCCTTCTGTGCATCCCATGACATTCATCACtttttctgtgatgtccccCCACTGCTGGAACTCAGCTGTGCAGACACTTTCTGGAACCATGTAATGCTGTACACCATCATCCTGGCATTTGTAATCTTGCCCTTCTCCTTCATAGTAATTTCTTACATTAAAATTATCAGAGCAATTCTGAAAATTCCTTCAGTTCTGGGCCgacacaaagccttttccacctGCTCTTCACACATCGTGGTGGTGACGCTCTTCTATGGCTCAGCCATTGTTGCCTACTTAAAGCAACGGTCAAGGGATTCTGTAGACACTGACAAATACCTTGCCCTGTTTTACACAGTTGTGACCCCTGTGTTTAACCCTGTCATCTACAGCCTGAGGAATACAGAAGTGAGAATTGCCTTGAAGAGGCTCCTGTGGACAAAGTGA